In Chryseobacterium gotjawalense, the following are encoded in one genomic region:
- a CDS encoding YceD family protein — MDKFRNYEIEFSGLKNGKHQFSFEIDKKFFQLFDTEQEFTEPRIVADVLMDKHTTFLELWIKTSGTVNLVCDISNEHFDYPIAHEIEVLVNFGEEYDDSNVDVVTIPRTDHAFNVSQLIYEDVMLSIPMKKVSPNLSEEDLEILEKFSPKDIIEEEPEIDPRWEALKKLKE, encoded by the coding sequence ATGGACAAGTTTAGAAACTACGAGATTGAGTTTTCCGGACTAAAAAACGGAAAACACCAGTTCAGTTTTGAGATAGATAAGAAGTTCTTTCAACTTTTCGATACTGAACAAGAATTTACAGAACCTAGAATAGTTGCTGATGTCCTCATGGATAAGCATACTACTTTTTTAGAACTTTGGATTAAGACTTCAGGGACAGTTAATTTAGTTTGTGATATTTCAAACGAACATTTTGACTATCCGATAGCGCATGAAATTGAAGTTTTGGTAAATTTTGGGGAAGAATATGATGACAGCAATGTTGATGTGGTTACCATTCCAAGAACAGATCACGCTTTCAATGTTTCACAATTGATTTATGAAGATGTGATGCTGTCGATCCCAATGAAAAAAGTTTCTCCTAATCTTTCAGAAGAAGATTTAGAAATTCTGGAAAAGTTCAGTCCGAAAGATATTATTGAAGAAGAGCCGGAAATTGACCCACGGTGGGAAGCATTGAAAAAATTAAAAGAATAA
- the rpmF gene encoding 50S ribosomal protein L32: MAHPKRRQSSTRRDKRRTHYKAVVPQLAKDATSGEMHLYHRAHWHEGKLYYRGKVVIEKEVETAEEN; encoded by the coding sequence ATGGCACATCCAAAGAGAAGACAATCGTCAACAAGAAGAGATAAAAGAAGAACGCACTACAAAGCAGTGGTTCCTCAATTGGCAAAAGATGCAACATCAGGTGAAATGCACTTGTATCACAGAGCACACTGGCATGAAGGTAAATTATACTACAGAGGGAAAGTAGTAATAGAAAAAGAGGTAGAAACTGCAGAAGAAAATTAG
- the accB gene encoding acetyl-CoA carboxylase biotin carboxyl carrier protein, with amino-acid sequence MDIKDIQNLIKFVSKAEVSEVKYKTKDFEITIKTPLAGSEMNYMGSPAVYHTAPQQAPVAPPVAAAIAAPSAPLEDDSKFITIKSPMIGTFYRKPSPDKDLFVNVGDEVTEGKVVCVIEAMKLFNQIESEVSGKIVKVLVDDATPVEYDQPLFLVDPS; translated from the coding sequence ATGGACATTAAAGACATCCAAAATCTTATAAAATTTGTTTCTAAAGCTGAGGTTTCAGAAGTAAAATACAAAACTAAAGATTTCGAAATCACCATTAAAACTCCGCTTGCAGGAAGCGAAATGAATTATATGGGTTCACCTGCAGTTTATCACACTGCGCCGCAACAAGCGCCGGTTGCACCGCCAGTAGCTGCAGCTATTGCCGCACCATCTGCACCATTGGAAGATGATAGCAAATTTATTACCATCAAATCACCAATGATTGGTACCTTCTACAGAAAACCATCACCAGACAAGGATCTATTTGTAAACGTAGGTGACGAAGTTACTGAGGGAAAAGTAGTTTGTGTCATTGAAGCAATGAAATTATTCAACCAAATCGAATCTGAAGTTTCGGGGAAAATAGTGAAAGTTCTGGTAGACGATGCAACTCCTGTAGAATACGATCAACCGCTATTTTTAGTTGATCCATCTTAA
- the accC gene encoding acetyl-CoA carboxylase biotin carboxylase subunit, which produces MFKKILIANRGEIAMRILRTCKEMGIKTVAVYSTADKDSLHVRFADEAVCIGPPMSKDSYLKIPNIISAAEITNADAIHPGYGFLSENANFSRICQKNGIKFIGASPEQIDRMGDKANAKATMKEAGVPCVPGSEGLIDSYEHAIEIAKEVGYPVMIKATAGGGGKGMRAVWKEADMKEHWESAVQEAVAAFGNGGMYMEKLIEEPRHIEIQIAGDQYGRACHLSERDCSVQRRNQKLTEETPSPFMTDELRQKMGDAAVKAAEYIGYEGVGTIEFLVDKNRDFYFMEMNTRIQVEHPITEQVVDFDLIREQILLASGTAISGINYFPKLHSIECRINAEDPFNDFRPSPGKITGLNIPGGHGIRVDTHVYSGYSIPSNYDSMIAKLITTAQTREEAIAKMKRALEEFYIEGVKTTIPFHRQLMENEDYLAGNYTTKFMEDFKMDKKFDN; this is translated from the coding sequence ATGTTCAAAAAAATATTAATCGCCAATCGCGGCGAAATTGCAATGCGAATCCTTCGTACCTGCAAAGAAATGGGAATTAAAACCGTTGCCGTGTATTCTACTGCGGATAAGGACAGTCTCCATGTGAGGTTTGCAGATGAAGCAGTTTGTATAGGACCGCCGATGAGCAAAGATTCTTATCTTAAAATACCCAATATTATTTCGGCAGCGGAAATTACCAATGCTGATGCAATTCATCCCGGTTACGGATTTTTGTCAGAAAATGCAAATTTCTCCAGAATCTGCCAGAAAAACGGTATCAAATTTATTGGTGCATCTCCTGAGCAGATTGACAGAATGGGAGACAAAGCGAACGCGAAAGCGACCATGAAAGAAGCTGGAGTGCCATGTGTTCCCGGTTCAGAAGGTCTTATTGATTCTTACGAACACGCCATAGAAATTGCGAAAGAAGTCGGTTATCCGGTGATGATTAAAGCAACTGCAGGTGGTGGTGGAAAAGGAATGAGAGCTGTTTGGAAAGAAGCAGATATGAAGGAGCATTGGGAATCTGCAGTTCAGGAAGCGGTTGCCGCTTTTGGAAACGGTGGAATGTACATGGAGAAACTTATTGAAGAACCACGTCATATCGAGATTCAAATTGCCGGTGATCAATATGGAAGAGCTTGTCATTTATCAGAAAGAGATTGCTCGGTACAAAGAAGAAATCAGAAGTTAACTGAAGAAACGCCATCACCATTCATGACCGATGAACTTCGTCAGAAAATGGGTGATGCTGCTGTAAAAGCCGCGGAATATATCGGGTATGAAGGAGTAGGAACGATTGAGTTCCTGGTGGATAAAAACCGTGATTTCTATTTTATGGAAATGAATACCAGAATTCAGGTAGAACACCCAATTACAGAACAGGTTGTAGATTTTGATTTAATTAGGGAACAAATTCTTTTAGCTTCCGGGACTGCTATTTCGGGGATTAATTATTTTCCGAAACTGCATTCCATTGAATGTAGAATCAATGCTGAAGATCCTTTCAATGACTTCCGGCCATCACCGGGAAAAATTACCGGGCTGAATATTCCGGGTGGACACGGTATTCGTGTAGATACCCATGTTTATTCAGGATATTCGATTCCATCCAATTACGATTCGATGATTGCAAAGTTAATTACCACCGCACAAACCCGGGAAGAAGCTATTGCCAAGATGAAACGCGCTCTCGAAGAATTTTATATTGAAGGCGTGAAAACAACCATTCCTTTCCATAGACAGTTAATGGAGAACGAAGATTACCTCGCGGGAAATTATACCACGAAATTCATGGAAGATTTCAAAATGGATAAAAAGTTTGATAATTAA